One Bdellovibrionota bacterium DNA window includes the following coding sequences:
- a CDS encoding DNA alkylation repair protein encodes MTKETLKKYHQELKSILDKQPKPPRETIAYIARYIGGVDHEKRKPDEQSQLVYLGVGTEAKRAADKIGFSFSKLSQDEQAEIWNYIWYNSNTFEEKWYALNFFNKKSTLKVITKYWDLLKIWVADVDNWAHSDTLSGIYATVLESDHKKYLPYFRKLNKSKNPWERRQSIVGLYFYTRLRKKTLPAKIGLEFVENLIDDKHIYIQKGVGWTLREIYQVDENAQLAFVKKNIKRIAPAAYYATVEKYPAKLKAEVKILRMKK; translated from the coding sequence ATGACTAAAGAAACTCTCAAAAAATACCATCAGGAATTAAAAAGTATTTTGGATAAACAACCCAAACCTCCCAGGGAAACCATTGCCTACATTGCGAGATACATTGGCGGTGTTGATCACGAAAAGCGAAAACCGGATGAACAGAGTCAATTGGTGTACTTGGGAGTTGGAACAGAAGCCAAAAGAGCTGCTGATAAAATTGGTTTTTCATTTTCAAAGCTATCTCAAGATGAGCAGGCAGAAATTTGGAATTACATCTGGTACAATTCAAATACGTTCGAAGAAAAATGGTATGCCTTAAACTTCTTCAATAAAAAATCCACATTGAAGGTGATTACCAAATATTGGGATCTTTTAAAAATTTGGGTGGCAGATGTCGACAATTGGGCGCACTCGGATACTTTATCTGGAATTTATGCGACAGTTTTAGAATCCGATCATAAAAAATATTTACCTTATTTTAGGAAACTCAATAAATCTAAAAATCCATGGGAGAGACGTCAATCGATTGTAGGGCTTTATTTTTACACTCGACTTCGTAAGAAAACTTTACCGGCAAAGATTGGTTTAGAGTTTGTAGAAAATCTCATCGACGATAAACACATTTATATTCAAAAGGGTGTAGGTTGGACCTTAAGGGAAATCTACCAAGTGGATGAGAATGCGCAATTGGCTTTTGTGAAGAAAAACATAAAAAGAATTGCCCCTGCCGCATACTATGCAACAGTTGAAAAGTATCCAGCAAAGTTAAAGGCAGAAGTAAAAATACTAAGGATGAAAAAATAA
- a CDS encoding SDR family oxidoreductase, with protein MIEAINSLNQDAAKLAKLSHEEREGLLMAAGKLSRPTRDEQRIRHKAISKELRLKKVLKDRKARAETGIRKARENTVFEAPAKLSLKEITSSQTEEKILENYRNCYVCKAEFNTLHFFYDTMCKSCGDYNYQKRFQMADLTGQVAIITGARLKIGYHCALMMLKSGARVIVTTRFPVDAAIRFSKEEDYFVWKDRLQIYGLDLRHTPSVEIFARYMEQSLDRLDILINNAAQTVRRPPGFYAHLMEKETAPFDGLPQEAQHLLLSHENCKAQLNLLTAKDDNSGAMPVSWNASMKPAIGISSSAQLSQIPYNYDHSLRVEEIFPEGKLDQDLQQVDLRTTNSWRLKLADVDIPEMVEVQLVNAIAPFVLCSKLATLMRRDNTGQKHIVNVTAMEGKFYRFKKEDRHPHTNMAKAALNMLTHTSASDLAKDGIFMNAVDTGWVTDEDPATLAKYKQTVHDFQPPLDIVDGAARVCDPFLHGILTGHHWCGKFLKDYQPIDW; from the coding sequence ATGATTGAAGCTATCAATAGCCTCAATCAAGATGCAGCAAAGCTTGCAAAATTATCGCATGAAGAGCGTGAAGGCCTTTTAATGGCTGCAGGAAAACTCTCCAGACCTACGCGCGATGAACAGAGAATTCGTCACAAAGCTATTTCTAAGGAACTCCGACTTAAAAAAGTTTTAAAAGATCGTAAGGCACGCGCCGAAACGGGAATCAGAAAAGCTCGCGAGAATACAGTTTTCGAAGCACCTGCTAAGCTTTCTCTAAAGGAAATCACAAGCTCTCAAACAGAAGAAAAAATTCTAGAAAACTATCGCAACTGTTATGTTTGCAAAGCTGAGTTCAATACTCTTCACTTCTTCTACGATACAATGTGCAAATCTTGCGGCGACTACAATTATCAAAAAAGATTCCAAATGGCAGACCTCACAGGTCAAGTGGCAATCATTACCGGGGCGAGACTCAAAATTGGATACCATTGCGCGCTTATGATGTTAAAATCTGGCGCAAGAGTTATCGTAACTACGAGATTTCCTGTTGATGCAGCAATTCGATTTTCAAAAGAAGAAGATTACTTTGTTTGGAAAGATAGACTGCAAATCTATGGCTTGGATTTGCGTCACACACCAAGTGTTGAGATTTTTGCGAGGTACATGGAACAAAGCCTAGATCGTCTCGATATTTTGATAAATAACGCTGCTCAAACCGTAAGACGCCCTCCAGGATTTTATGCTCACCTCATGGAAAAAGAAACCGCTCCTTTCGATGGCTTACCTCAAGAAGCTCAACACTTACTTTTAAGTCATGAGAACTGTAAAGCTCAATTGAATCTCTTAACTGCCAAAGACGATAACTCAGGCGCTATGCCCGTTTCGTGGAATGCCTCCATGAAACCTGCAATTGGAATCAGCTCATCCGCCCAACTTTCACAGATTCCATACAATTATGATCATTCTCTAAGAGTGGAAGAAATTTTTCCAGAAGGAAAACTCGATCAAGATCTTCAACAGGTTGACCTCAGGACTACAAATAGCTGGAGATTAAAGCTTGCAGACGTTGATATTCCTGAGATGGTCGAGGTGCAACTCGTAAACGCCATTGCCCCATTTGTTCTCTGCAGTAAACTGGCGACACTCATGAGAAGAGACAACACCGGACAAAAACACATTGTGAATGTGACTGCCATGGAAGGAAAATTCTATCGCTTTAAAAAAGAAGATCGACATCCTCATACGAATATGGCTAAGGCTGCTCTGAATATGCTCACGCATACGTCTGCAAGCGATCTTGCAAAAGACGGAATCTTTATGAATGCGGTAGATACCGGCTGGGTCACGGACGAAGATCCCGCGACTCTAGCTAAATACAAACAAACGGTACATGATTTCCAACCACCTCTTGATATTGTAGATGGCGCAGCGAGGGTTTGCGATCCATTCCTGCATGGGATTTTGACCGGCCACCATTGGTGCGGTAAATTCTTAAAAGATTATCAACCCATTGATTGGTGA
- a CDS encoding methyltransferase domain-containing protein codes for MDKTMQEKLSLILPWLPSAGRPEIVDVGTGTGNLAGAVAKMYPHAQVIGIDLSPEMIEIAKTQNNFQNLTFRLVAAHTPFSKESSAAIYSSILHEIYSYSGDSLEAVRSALSVANQSLMKGGRIIIRDFIQPSNGDKVVILVHNKSDMVPENTFQNFAQNFGRKVPFKVIAETADSISYETNLASAYEYIFRKDYHANWDVELNEKYGFWTREEALSLLQGSGFRILKYEELDNAWILANRIEGKVKIIDPATKEDIPIPKYQTIIAAEKK; via the coding sequence ATGGATAAAACTATGCAGGAAAAGCTTTCCCTTATACTGCCATGGCTTCCTTCGGCTGGGCGTCCAGAAATCGTGGATGTGGGAACGGGAACAGGAAATCTTGCGGGAGCCGTTGCCAAGATGTACCCGCATGCTCAAGTGATAGGGATAGATTTATCCCCGGAAATGATTGAAATCGCCAAAACTCAAAATAATTTTCAGAATTTAACTTTTCGTTTAGTTGCAGCTCATACACCTTTTTCTAAGGAATCCAGTGCGGCTATATATAGTTCGATACTTCATGAGATCTATTCGTACAGCGGAGATTCTTTAGAAGCTGTAAGATCTGCATTGAGCGTGGCAAACCAGAGTTTAATGAAAGGTGGCAGAATAATCATCAGAGATTTCATTCAGCCGAGCAATGGCGACAAGGTCGTTATTTTGGTTCATAACAAATCAGATATGGTGCCTGAAAATACTTTCCAAAATTTTGCGCAAAATTTTGGAAGAAAAGTTCCTTTCAAGGTCATAGCGGAAACAGCGGACTCCATTTCTTACGAAACAAATTTAGCTTCTGCTTATGAATATATTTTTAGAAAAGACTACCATGCCAACTGGGATGTTGAACTCAATGAAAAGTATGGATTTTGGACAAGAGAAGAGGCATTATCGTTGCTTCAAGGTTCAGGATTTAGAATACTAAAATATGAAGAATTAGACAATGCGTGGATTTTAGCTAATAGAATTGAAGGCAAAGTCAAAATAATAGATCCGGCGACCAAAGAGGATATTCCAATCCCAAAATATCAAACCATTATCGCGGCCGAAAAAAAATAG
- a CDS encoding DUF6491 family protein — protein sequence MKILLIALTLLTSQVSFASECILQQAIRNFNVIDSYTVEIDAGTKDYVVHVNYCNELEWSHKIGFDTFGSSRVCRGDRLLVLDTFSNQVKQSCLINSIERVK from the coding sequence ATGAAAATACTTTTAATCGCGCTTACATTACTTACATCACAGGTTTCATTTGCGAGTGAGTGCATTCTTCAGCAAGCAATTAGAAATTTTAATGTTATTGATTCGTACACGGTTGAAATCGATGCCGGCACTAAAGACTATGTGGTCCATGTGAATTATTGCAATGAACTTGAGTGGTCGCACAAAATTGGTTTTGATACATTTGGAAGTTCAAGAGTTTGTCGTGGAGACAGATTGCTAGTTTTAGATACTTTTTCTAACCAAGTAAAACAAAGCTGCCTTATCAATTCTATCGAAAGAGTAAAGTAA
- a CDS encoding ferritin-like domain-containing protein codes for MQDTFIAPMTGKIPRDYEANPDVNFMNENKSNYLNKILRGEISAVEAYEQVIPTFKDKTDRLRLTEIRDEHDRIVIKLKALVEHSMFAADESSGSWGTIVTTIVGAAKLVSNTISLVTLMEGEEHGLRLYKEALEYNLTEEEHELIVEDIMPLLQKHIASLEYMIKHQNDSIVHKE; via the coding sequence ATGCAAGATACTTTTATAGCGCCAATGACGGGCAAGATACCAAGAGACTATGAAGCCAATCCCGATGTTAACTTTATGAATGAAAACAAAAGCAATTATCTCAATAAAATTCTAAGAGGAGAAATCAGCGCAGTGGAGGCCTATGAGCAGGTGATTCCTACTTTCAAAGACAAGACAGATCGTCTTCGACTTACAGAAATCAGAGACGAACACGATAGGATTGTAATAAAACTTAAAGCTCTAGTAGAGCATTCCATGTTTGCCGCAGATGAAAGCTCAGGTTCCTGGGGAACTATTGTGACAACAATTGTAGGAGCTGCAAAGTTGGTGAGCAATACGATCTCACTAGTTACATTGATGGAAGGCGAGGAGCATGGATTGAGGCTCTACAAAGAAGCCTTAGAGTACAATCTTACAGAGGAAGAGCATGAACTCATCGTTGAAGATATTATGCCACTATTACAAAAGCATATCGCGAGTCTGGAATATATGATCAAGCATCAGAATGATAGCATAGTTCATAAAGAGTGA
- the lexA gene encoding transcriptional repressor LexA translates to MKNLTENQKNVLDFLKKYQERYGFPPTYEVIAKHFGFSGKSSVQHYIDALIAKGYLTKERYLSHGLVLHEEGNLIPLLGKVAAGAPLEHIKYNERIEVPLAMLKGPGSYFALQVSGQSMIGEGILDGDYVIIREQETANNGDIVVAELDYEATIKKFFKKKNRVELHSANPEFKPILVEDGIPFKISGIYLGLIRY, encoded by the coding sequence ATGAAGAACTTAACAGAGAATCAGAAAAATGTTTTAGACTTTCTTAAGAAATACCAAGAACGGTATGGTTTTCCTCCCACTTATGAGGTCATCGCCAAGCATTTTGGGTTCTCTGGTAAGTCTTCAGTACAACATTACATTGATGCACTTATTGCGAAAGGGTACTTAACGAAAGAGAGGTATTTATCACATGGCCTAGTCCTTCATGAAGAAGGAAATCTAATTCCCCTATTAGGTAAAGTGGCAGCCGGTGCTCCATTAGAGCATATAAAATATAACGAACGCATTGAAGTACCCTTAGCAATGCTAAAAGGACCCGGCTCCTACTTTGCGCTTCAAGTTTCTGGTCAATCAATGATTGGCGAAGGAATCTTGGATGGCGATTATGTGATAATACGCGAACAAGAGACCGCTAATAACGGAGATATTGTTGTCGCTGAACTTGATTACGAAGCGACTATTAAAAAGTTTTTTAAAAAGAAAAACAGAGTGGAACTTCATTCTGCGAATCCAGAATTTAAACCCATCTTAGTAGAGGACGGAATACCTTTTAAGATTTCCGGAATCTACTTAGGATTAATCAGGTACTAA
- a CDS encoding PA0069 family radical SAM protein, whose product MKKPFLNTPGRSALQNENGRFEKQTHELDLSHFEWVDPEDVLTLKTKFYEDQARSIVTSNESPDLGFTYTLNSYRGCEHGCAYCYARPTHEYLGYSAGLDFESKIFVKMNAPELLREKFMSKSWKPEPIFISGITDCYQPIERKLELTRRCLEIFNEFNNPLFIVTKNHLVTRDIDILSELAKKKLVSVTLSITTLDVELARKLEPRTSSPPAKLEAIKLLAEAGIPTGVNVAPTIPGLTDHEMPKILEAAAHAGATRAGFVVLRLPHSVKDIFVEWIKSNYPEKADRVINYIKEMRGGKLYDSSYETRMSGVGEKAQSIANVFEVFTKRYNLNLTSSKLTTKLFKRPSHQLELL is encoded by the coding sequence ATGAAGAAACCTTTCCTAAATACGCCCGGTAGATCTGCATTGCAGAATGAGAACGGACGATTTGAAAAACAAACACACGAATTGGATCTTTCTCACTTTGAGTGGGTGGATCCGGAGGATGTATTAACTTTAAAAACAAAGTTTTATGAAGATCAGGCAAGATCTATCGTTACGAGTAATGAGAGCCCAGATTTAGGATTTACGTATACGTTGAATTCATATCGCGGTTGCGAACATGGGTGTGCTTACTGTTACGCAAGACCTACGCATGAGTATCTTGGATATTCCGCAGGTTTAGACTTCGAGTCTAAGATCTTTGTAAAAATGAATGCTCCTGAATTATTACGGGAGAAATTTATGTCGAAGAGCTGGAAGCCAGAACCCATTTTTATAAGTGGGATCACGGACTGCTACCAGCCCATCGAAAGAAAACTAGAACTCACAAGGAGGTGTTTAGAGATATTTAATGAGTTCAATAATCCGTTGTTCATCGTGACTAAAAATCATCTGGTAACTCGGGACATAGATATATTGAGCGAGCTTGCAAAAAAGAAATTAGTAAGTGTGACTCTTTCCATCACTACGTTAGACGTCGAACTTGCTAGAAAATTAGAACCAAGAACTTCATCACCCCCGGCAAAGCTGGAGGCTATAAAGCTTCTGGCGGAGGCGGGGATTCCCACTGGTGTGAATGTGGCTCCCACCATCCCAGGTCTTACTGATCACGAAATGCCAAAAATCTTGGAGGCGGCAGCACATGCCGGAGCCACTCGAGCAGGTTTTGTGGTCTTAAGACTCCCTCATTCTGTTAAGGATATTTTTGTAGAATGGATTAAATCTAATTATCCAGAAAAAGCAGATAGGGTAATTAACTATATTAAAGAAATGCGTGGCGGAAAACTCTATGACTCTAGTTATGAAACACGTATGAGTGGGGTAGGCGAAAAAGCACAAAGTATAGCGAATGTCTTTGAGGTTTTTACGAAAAGATACAATTTAAATTTAACATCCTCAAAATTAACTACGAAACTCTTTAAACGTCCAAGTCACCAATTAGAACTCCTTTAA
- a CDS encoding response regulator, translated as MITWNKKVALIVDDNEVDRIVLKQILKKIGIKYIHEAEDGSLALFKRDNIIATDGQIDFIFIDVKMPRVDGKKLLMYLKTNPYTEKSKIIMVSGVNDKYEVEEIVASGANDYIIKPVDAEILRKKLEKLIE; from the coding sequence GTGATCACATGGAATAAAAAAGTAGCACTGATAGTTGATGACAATGAAGTTGACCGCATAGTTCTCAAACAAATTCTTAAAAAAATCGGTATCAAATACATTCATGAGGCTGAAGATGGAAGCCTAGCGTTGTTCAAGCGGGACAATATCATTGCCACAGATGGACAAATAGATTTTATTTTTATTGATGTGAAGATGCCAAGAGTTGATGGAAAAAAACTTTTAATGTATTTGAAAACAAATCCTTATACAGAAAAATCAAAAATCATTATGGTATCAGGAGTAAATGATAAATACGAAGTCGAAGAGATTGTTGCTTCAGGTGCAAATGACTACATCATAAAACCTGTTGATGCCGAAATTCTACGAAAGAAGTTAGAGAAGCTCATAGAATAA
- a CDS encoding CHASE3 domain-containing protein, producing the protein MINIFRKKSVTVFSIVAGFIVLVATGLVLFKTSHLFQEESAWRDHSKDVINTIYELKFFLVNAETAERGYAIAQKEEFLDPYKDSEEKIKIYLEILREKTKDNPYQQALLPELQNLISKEMNFLSSVIEQVRSGKVEVARKRVQSGEGKQIMDQIRLQMAKIEELETRLLDERSLNARETARFLDTTMYVGLFLILALMFIACSNMYYDIRKKRVIQRQLRDLKQKAIEASQMKSDFLANMSHEIRTPMNGIYGMIELMQKTSLTAEQKDFMQTLQQSSEALLALINDILDLSKIEAGKLELDITPFEIKQLILSASKSMEYSAKHKHLELKISYDDSIPELVLGDSLRLRQIILNLVGNAIKFSHKGLININVKLKETKDSLAIVHFEVIDQGVGFDETIKAKLFSAFSQADSTTTRKFGGTGLGLSICRLLVQMMNGKIDVSSVPGKGSKFWFEIPFDASICRIEQANILQDKPFDLKNQPYVLVAEDNIVNQKVIANLLSKMNCKYKIVSNGQDVIDLLAKEVFDLILMDCHMPIIDGYEATKIIRKGKNQPNIPIIAATASVIKGEKEKCLAAGMNDYLSKPMPFDKLLGKIGEWTSKQNIKTEPVEINPTALQKIKALSDDDGDLLQEIVQILIKTFPTDLSDMKNLLNHSNYQDLSDRAHRLKSTCSHLGIISMVEICSFIEEKALAKNELVMRQKLDDLEKSYIEAIIELKKLKVVS; encoded by the coding sequence ATGATAAATATATTTAGAAAAAAGAGCGTTACCGTTTTCTCAATCGTAGCGGGCTTTATAGTTTTAGTTGCTACAGGGCTAGTGTTATTTAAAACCTCTCATCTCTTTCAAGAAGAATCGGCCTGGAGAGACCACAGTAAAGATGTGATCAATACAATTTATGAATTAAAATTTTTTCTCGTGAATGCAGAAACTGCTGAGCGTGGCTATGCTATTGCTCAGAAGGAAGAATTTTTAGATCCTTATAAAGATTCGGAAGAAAAAATCAAAATCTATCTTGAAATTCTAAGAGAAAAAACCAAAGACAATCCCTACCAACAAGCGCTACTTCCAGAACTTCAAAATTTAATAAGCAAAGAAATGAATTTCTTGTCCAGTGTCATTGAGCAAGTTCGAAGCGGAAAAGTAGAGGTTGCGCGAAAAAGAGTTCAAAGCGGCGAAGGCAAGCAGATCATGGACCAAATTCGATTACAAATGGCCAAGATCGAAGAACTTGAAACCAGGCTTTTGGATGAAAGAAGTTTAAACGCTAGAGAAACAGCCAGATTTCTAGACACTACAATGTATGTCGGACTTTTTTTAATTTTGGCTCTTATGTTTATTGCTTGCTCTAATATGTATTATGACATTCGAAAAAAACGCGTAATTCAAAGACAACTCCGAGACTTAAAACAGAAAGCTATTGAAGCTTCCCAAATGAAGTCTGATTTTTTGGCAAATATGAGCCATGAAATTAGAACGCCCATGAATGGTATTTATGGAATGATCGAGCTTATGCAAAAAACAAGTCTTACAGCTGAGCAAAAAGATTTCATGCAAACTCTACAACAATCTTCTGAAGCTTTATTAGCCCTCATCAATGACATATTGGATTTGTCTAAGATCGAAGCTGGAAAACTAGAATTAGATATTACGCCATTTGAAATCAAGCAACTTATTCTTTCTGCTTCCAAAAGTATGGAATACTCCGCAAAGCACAAACATTTAGAACTTAAAATTTCTTATGATGATAGTATTCCTGAATTGGTTCTAGGTGATTCTCTAAGATTAAGGCAAATTATTTTAAACCTTGTCGGAAACGCTATTAAGTTTTCGCACAAGGGTCTTATCAACATAAATGTAAAATTAAAGGAAACCAAAGACTCTTTAGCCATTGTGCATTTTGAAGTTATAGATCAGGGCGTAGGTTTTGATGAAACCATTAAAGCAAAACTTTTCAGTGCATTTTCACAAGCAGACAGTACAACTACAAGAAAATTTGGAGGCACAGGCCTGGGCTTATCTATTTGTAGATTGCTCGTTCAAATGATGAATGGAAAAATCGATGTGAGTAGTGTTCCGGGGAAAGGTTCTAAGTTTTGGTTTGAGATACCTTTTGATGCTTCGATTTGCAGAATTGAACAAGCAAATATTCTTCAAGACAAACCCTTCGATCTCAAAAATCAACCTTACGTGTTAGTTGCTGAAGATAATATCGTAAACCAAAAAGTTATTGCAAATTTGCTGTCTAAAATGAATTGCAAGTACAAGATCGTAAGTAATGGCCAAGACGTCATAGACCTTCTAGCAAAAGAAGTTTTTGATTTGATTTTAATGGATTGTCATATGCCTATAATTGATGGTTACGAAGCAACAAAAATAATTCGCAAAGGAAAAAATCAACCCAACATTCCAATCATCGCAGCCACAGCAAGCGTTATTAAAGGCGAAAAAGAAAAGTGTCTCGCCGCTGGAATGAACGATTATCTCTCCAAACCTATGCCATTTGACAAACTTCTAGGAAAAATCGGCGAATGGACAAGTAAGCAAAATATAAAAACAGAACCCGTAGAGATTAATCCCACGGCCCTCCAAAAGATAAAAGCTCTAAGCGATGACGACGGAGATCTTCTCCAGGAAATTGTCCAAATTTTAATTAAAACTTTTCCAACCGATCTTTCTGATATGAAAAACCTGCTTAACCATTCCAATTATCAGGATCTTTCTGATCGCGCACATCGATTAAAATCAACATGCAGCCATTTAGGTATTATATCGATGGTAGAAATTTGTTCCTTCATTGAGGAAAAAGCATTAGCCAAAAACGAACTGGTAATGAGGCAAAAATTAGATGATCTCGAAAAATCATACATCGAAGCAATAATAGAGTTAAAAAAACTTAAAGTTGTAAGCTAG
- the hflX gene encoding GTPase HflX translates to MKKAVLVGIQLPSMSDHDLQSSLQELSRLVNTLGYEVVGQLTQKRSSERGGTVVGEGKLKELAKWTGGNGTVASMAVRKLSKAALKFDKNKPEEEVEEETAEEVSVELEEAEILEESTAQTQQPVQEADVVIFDMDLTPSQLRNLESALGKSVIDRTGVIIEIFSRHARTKAARLQVEIARLAYLTPRIREAGVGDGRGGGGTSGRGGGESALELDKRNIRDRIKELKNELAAIGQEHLTRRSRRQQEISVALVGYTNAGKSSLMRAMTGSEVLIADKLFATLDTTIRPMFPESRPKILISDTVGFIKKLPHDLVASFKSTLDEALSASLLLFVVDSADPSFRSQLEVTKKVLGEVGATDVPHLLVLNKQDKLKDYEKEELQKEFPDAFLLSTRSKEDLTALREKILSYFEEDMVDEEILVPYFAKGIIGEIRSRMRVLSEKYDENGAKLLVRATPENLKKIKGQITTAIRRQ, encoded by the coding sequence ATGAAAAAAGCAGTCCTAGTCGGAATCCAACTTCCCAGCATGTCAGATCATGATCTTCAAAGCTCCCTTCAGGAGCTTTCGAGGCTTGTTAACACTTTAGGTTATGAAGTGGTGGGGCAACTCACGCAAAAAAGATCCTCAGAACGTGGGGGAACTGTAGTTGGAGAAGGTAAGCTTAAAGAACTTGCTAAATGGACTGGGGGAAATGGAACAGTTGCTTCCATGGCCGTTCGCAAATTATCAAAAGCTGCTTTAAAATTTGACAAAAATAAACCTGAAGAAGAAGTTGAAGAAGAAACAGCAGAAGAGGTTTCGGTTGAGCTTGAAGAAGCAGAAATTCTCGAAGAATCAACAGCCCAAACTCAACAACCGGTTCAAGAAGCTGATGTTGTAATCTTCGATATGGATTTAACTCCATCCCAACTTAGAAATTTAGAAAGTGCATTAGGAAAATCTGTTATCGATAGAACGGGCGTGATCATCGAGATTTTTTCTCGTCACGCAAGAACAAAGGCGGCGAGACTTCAAGTTGAGATTGCAAGACTTGCATATCTTACTCCAAGAATTCGAGAAGCGGGTGTCGGTGATGGCAGAGGAGGCGGCGGGACCAGCGGTCGTGGCGGCGGTGAATCAGCCCTAGAACTAGATAAAAGAAATATTAGAGACCGAATCAAAGAATTAAAAAATGAATTGGCGGCCATTGGTCAAGAGCACTTGACAAGAAGGTCAAGACGCCAACAGGAAATTTCTGTGGCTCTAGTAGGTTACACCAATGCCGGAAAATCATCTCTGATGAGAGCAATGACGGGCAGCGAAGTTTTAATTGCTGATAAATTATTTGCGACTTTGGATACAACAATTCGTCCTATGTTTCCAGAATCTCGTCCCAAGATTTTAATTTCGGATACAGTTGGATTTATTAAAAAGCTTCCCCATGACTTGGTGGCGTCTTTTAAATCAACGCTAGATGAGGCTTTAAGTGCTTCGTTACTATTGTTCGTGGTGGACAGCGCTGACCCTTCTTTTAGATCACAATTAGAAGTGACTAAGAAGGTTTTAGGTGAAGTTGGCGCAACGGATGTTCCTCATCTTTTAGTTTTAAATAAACAAGATAAACTTAAAGACTACGAAAAAGAAGAGCTCCAAAAAGAGTTTCCCGATGCATTCCTACTCAGCACAAGATCAAAAGAGGATCTCACTGCTTTAAGAGAAAAAATCTTAAGTTATTTTGAAGAAGATATGGTGGACGAAGAAATCTTAGTCCCATATTTTGCAAAAGGAATCATTGGAGAAATCAGATCTCGTATGCGCGTTTTATCAGAAAAATACGACGAAAACGGAGCAAAGCTTCTAGTGAGAGCAACCCCAGAAAATCTAAAAAAAATCAAAGGCCAAATCACAACCGCAATCCGCCGCCAATAA
- a CDS encoding S1-like domain-containing RNA-binding protein, translating to MTESIALEPTVKLGEFALLKVVAVEEVGAFLDWGMPKDLFLPYAEQTEDLKSGDEIIIYTYLDKAERVAASMRLNRNKATFPMSYKAGDIVDLLIAARTDLGFKAIIDSKHIGVLFKNEVFQELSYGQKIKGYIKALRPDGKVDLSLQSGTTGHKAAAGIDEKILELLNAKEGFLPIHDKTPSEYIHGLFGVSKKKYKIALGALYKKRLITISDDGIRLIKK from the coding sequence ATGACAGAATCAATTGCATTAGAACCAACAGTTAAATTAGGCGAGTTCGCACTTCTCAAAGTTGTAGCAGTAGAAGAAGTTGGTGCATTTTTAGATTGGGGAATGCCCAAGGACCTTTTCTTGCCTTACGCTGAACAAACTGAAGATCTTAAGTCTGGCGATGAAATAATTATTTATACTTATCTCGATAAAGCAGAAAGAGTTGCAGCTTCTATGAGGCTTAATCGCAATAAGGCCACGTTTCCAATGTCCTACAAGGCTGGGGATATAGTTGATCTTTTGATCGCAGCACGCACAGATCTTGGCTTTAAAGCAATTATTGATAGCAAGCACATTGGCGTTCTTTTTAAGAACGAAGTCTTTCAAGAGCTTAGTTATGGACAAAAAATCAAAGGTTACATCAAAGCATTAAGACCTGACGGAAAAGTAGATTTAAGTCTTCAATCGGGAACAACGGGTCACAAAGCAGCTGCAGGAATTGATGAGAAGATTTTAGAATTACTAAATGCCAAAGAAGGTTTTTTGCCAATTCACGATAAAACTCCATCGGAATACATTCATGGATTATTTGGAGTAAGTAAAAAGAAATATAAAATTGCTTTGGGTGCTCTTTACAAAAAAAGATTGATCACAATCTCTGATGATGGAATTAGACTCATTAAGAAGTGA